One window of Phycisphaeraceae bacterium genomic DNA carries:
- the serS gene encoding serine--tRNA ligase → MIDLKDLRDRPDHYRLGCKRKGAAVDIDRILDLDAQRRKAMTSQQELRAEQKSLEKQLGPKIGQLMGKLKSAQSVERDAIQKEADELKAAPAKLKDQIAALDDQIHALGPELDALLLSVPQPADADVPDGKGSEDNVEISRWSPTGFDFAKSFEQNKGFKPRTHLELAEKHGLVDFGRGVKLAGSRSYILMGDGFRLHNAILRYAMDYMTEHHGFKPVSVPVLVREEAMVGTGFFPGGRDQAYHVEETSRGGGYDMFLTGTGEVGLMGVHMGEILDEADLPLKYTTVSTCFRREAGAAGKDTAGLYRIHQFDKVEQVVICKADEQESRAWHKKMIGFVEGLLQSLELPYRLLQCCAGDLGQKNADMIDIECWMPGRWADDQSPDDEAVPAGAFGETHSASRLYDYQCRRLNMRYRDGGESGQGQTVFCHSLNNTVAASPRILIPLLEMHQNADGSVNIPAPLQPYMGGATKIG, encoded by the coding sequence ATGATCGACCTCAAAGACCTTCGTGACCGTCCCGACCATTACCGCCTCGGCTGCAAGCGCAAGGGCGCAGCTGTCGACATTGATCGCATCCTCGATCTTGATGCTCAGCGACGCAAGGCGATGACCTCCCAGCAGGAGCTTCGCGCCGAGCAGAAGTCGCTCGAAAAGCAGCTCGGACCAAAGATCGGTCAGCTGATGGGCAAGCTAAAGAGCGCCCAGAGTGTCGAGCGCGATGCGATCCAGAAGGAAGCGGACGAGCTCAAGGCTGCGCCAGCGAAGCTGAAAGACCAGATCGCAGCATTGGATGACCAGATCCACGCACTCGGCCCCGAACTCGATGCGCTGCTGCTCTCCGTGCCCCAGCCGGCCGATGCTGACGTGCCCGATGGCAAGGGATCGGAGGACAACGTCGAGATCAGCAGATGGTCGCCGACCGGGTTCGACTTTGCGAAATCGTTCGAGCAGAACAAGGGCTTCAAGCCGCGCACACATCTGGAGCTTGCTGAGAAGCACGGGCTGGTCGACTTCGGTCGTGGCGTGAAGCTCGCGGGCTCGCGCAGCTACATCCTCATGGGTGACGGGTTCCGATTGCACAATGCCATCCTGCGGTACGCAATGGACTACATGACAGAGCACCACGGGTTCAAACCGGTCAGTGTGCCCGTGCTCGTGCGCGAGGAGGCGATGGTCGGCACGGGGTTCTTCCCCGGCGGGCGCGATCAGGCGTACCACGTCGAGGAGACATCGCGCGGCGGCGGGTACGACATGTTCCTGACCGGCACGGGCGAGGTCGGGCTCATGGGTGTGCATATGGGCGAGATTCTCGATGAGGCGGATCTGCCACTCAAGTACACCACCGTCTCGACGTGCTTCCGTCGCGAGGCTGGCGCAGCGGGCAAGGACACGGCGGGTCTCTATCGCATCCATCAGTTCGACAAGGTCGAGCAGGTCGTGATTTGCAAGGCAGACGAGCAGGAATCGCGCGCGTGGCACAAGAAGATGATCGGGTTTGTTGAGGGACTCCTGCAGAGTCTGGAGCTTCCGTATCGATTGCTCCAGTGCTGCGCCGGCGATCTCGGGCAGAAGAACGCCGACATGATCGACATCGAGTGCTGGATGCCGGGACGCTGGGCGGACGATCAATCGCCGGACGATGAAGCAGTTCCCGCTGGCGCGTTCGGCGAGACGCACTCGGCCTCGCGTCTCTACGACTACCAGTGCCGCAGGCTGAACATGCGCTACCGCGATGGCGGCGAGTCGGGTCAGGGCCAGACCGTGTTCTGCCACTCACTCAACAACACCGTTGCAGCGAGCCCGCGGATTCTGATCCCGTTGCTCGAGATGCACCAGAATGCCGACGGCTCGGTCAACATCCCCGCACCGCTCCAGCCGTACATGGGCGGCGCGACAAAAATCGGTTGA
- a CDS encoding deoxyhypusine synthase, translating to MTQNPSQKTWTKKELLSRPIEHVDVTAFDARPVIDAYRDMAYSSRTLAQAADIYSMMLADTDCAVILCLAGSMISSGLKKAVLTLVENNMVDAICSTGANIVDQDFFEGLGFRHYIAPGSPEAPPVDDPTLRDMMIDRIYDTYIDEDELRDCDDKTKQIFDTFCEEHGPGAYSSRELIDAMGAYLAKHHPKNESIVKTCYQKRVPIFVPAFSDCSAGFGIVLHQVESREAGKPSLAFDSGADFRELTEIKLINPNTGLLMMGGGVPKNFAQDIVVAAELLNERKGGLARGDIGMHKYAIQMTVADSRDGALSGSTLREACSWGKVDVVHEQMVYGEYSALFPLLASDAYHRGQWKNRPARKFADAFSKQPARA from the coding sequence ATGACCCAGAACCCATCCCAAAAGACATGGACCAAGAAGGAACTGCTCTCGCGCCCCATCGAGCACGTCGACGTGACCGCGTTCGATGCCCGCCCGGTGATCGACGCCTACCGCGATATGGCCTACTCGTCGCGCACGCTCGCGCAGGCCGCCGACATCTACTCCATGATGCTCGCCGACACCGACTGCGCGGTGATCCTGTGTCTCGCCGGTTCGATGATCTCATCGGGCTTAAAGAAGGCCGTTCTGACGCTCGTCGAGAACAACATGGTCGATGCCATCTGCTCGACCGGCGCGAACATCGTCGATCAGGACTTCTTCGAGGGTCTCGGGTTCCGCCATTACATCGCGCCCGGCTCGCCCGAAGCGCCGCCCGTCGATGATCCGACACTGCGCGACATGATGATCGACCGCATCTACGACACGTACATCGACGAGGACGAACTCCGCGACTGCGACGACAAGACCAAGCAGATCTTTGACACGTTTTGCGAGGAGCATGGTCCCGGCGCGTATTCCAGTCGTGAGCTGATCGACGCGATGGGAGCGTATCTTGCAAAGCACCATCCGAAGAACGAGTCGATCGTGAAGACGTGCTATCAGAAGCGCGTGCCGATCTTCGTACCCGCGTTCTCCGATTGTTCCGCCGGGTTCGGCATCGTGCTGCACCAGGTCGAATCGCGCGAGGCGGGCAAGCCGTCGCTCGCGTTTGATTCGGGCGCAGACTTCCGCGAACTCACCGAGATCAAGCTCATCAATCCGAACACGGGCCTGCTCATGATGGGCGGCGGCGTGCCGAAGAACTTCGCGCAGGACATCGTCGTTGCTGCCGAACTTCTCAACGAGCGCAAGGGCGGCTTAGCACGCGGCGACATCGGCATGCACAAGTACGCCATCCAGATGACGGTTGCAGACTCTCGCGACGGCGCGCTCTCGGGGTCGACGCTCCGCGAGGCGTGCTCGTGGGGCAAGGTCGACGTTGTCCACGAACAGATGGTCTACGGCGAGTACTCGGCACTGTTCCCATTGCTCGCGTCAGACGCGTACCACCGCGGCCAGTGGAAGAACCGCCCCGCGCGCAAGTTCGCCGACGCGTTCTCGAAGCAGCCCGCTCGCGCCTGA
- a CDS encoding sugar phosphate isomerase/epimerase — protein MSARDSHGIDISLAQWSLNQALSTGVLNHLDFPAYAKNTCGIEAVEYVNSYFKDKAKDKAYLDEMNTRCADLGVFQNLIMIDGEGNLGDPDDAARMRAIDNHKKWVDAAVHLGCRCIRVNARSSGTWDAQSQLAADGLRRLAEFAAPMNIHIIVENHGGLSSNGNWMRETIERADHQYVGTLPDFGNFQVGENPYGANWFDRYLGVERMMRFAQAVSAKSHKFDDKGNETGTDYERMLRVVVRSGYRGYLGIEYEGDRSMEREGILKTKALIERVLAGM, from the coding sequence ATGTCCGCACGCGATTCGCACGGCATCGATATCTCGCTTGCGCAGTGGTCGCTCAACCAGGCGCTCTCGACCGGTGTGCTCAACCATCTCGATTTCCCGGCCTACGCGAAGAATACCTGCGGCATTGAGGCGGTCGAGTACGTCAACTCCTACTTCAAAGACAAGGCGAAGGACAAGGCTTATCTCGACGAGATGAACACGCGCTGCGCGGACCTCGGCGTGTTCCAGAATCTCATCATGATCGACGGCGAGGGCAATCTTGGCGATCCCGACGACGCGGCCCGCATGCGCGCGATCGACAACCACAAGAAATGGGTCGATGCTGCCGTCCATCTCGGGTGCAGGTGCATTCGCGTCAACGCGCGCTCCAGCGGTACGTGGGACGCGCAGTCGCAGCTTGCTGCCGACGGCCTGCGCAGGCTCGCAGAGTTTGCAGCGCCGATGAACATCCACATCATCGTCGAGAACCACGGCGGCCTGTCATCAAATGGCAACTGGATGCGCGAGACCATCGAGCGAGCGGATCATCAGTACGTCGGCACACTCCCCGACTTTGGCAACTTCCAGGTCGGCGAGAATCCCTATGGTGCGAACTGGTTTGATCGCTATCTCGGCGTCGAGCGCATGATGCGCTTCGCACAGGCGGTCAGCGCAAAGTCCCACAAGTTCGATGACAAGGGCAACGAGACCGGCACCGACTACGAACGCATGCTGCGCGTGGTGGTGCGCAGCGGCTACCGCGGTTATCTCGGCATCGAATACGAGGGCGATCGCTCGATGGAGCGAGAGGGAATTCTCAAGACCAAAGCTCTGATCGAGCGCGTGCTGGCGGGTATGTGA
- a CDS encoding ATP-binding protein, whose translation MSKIKFPQQISDLLKESEFFAPIRALADRVGQILSDNQMPFFPDYTDHGVNHIDSVLKSKIDLVPDEVWEQSKSESNPRLLTDVDAVIMIGATLLHDIAMHLRVHGFRELIAEGSRFKPVDWFNQDHEGHIADQPWHALWDKYEREARKFSARELTNIIGEKEAAIWKFDGLPNDDGTWTLNDRLIVGEFLRRHHARLAHEIALYGFPGLPQGSGEAEFPAMGTAGHELKLLADLIGLTARSHGTSLRVCQEYLKSVPQYPKSPRPMGAAVLYAMALLRIADYLQMDRKRAPAVLLQLRRPQSPISVQEWTKHLAVQHIGEADDPRAISVTVSPSVKLSTFLQLGDLLKGLQRELDHATAVLDEIYGVHSARGLDQLQLAIRRVHSNLQTNAFQQRLPYVPRETGFSADPNLLTLLVEPLYGKEPSVGIRELVQNATDAVRALDVWCKDRNVSVDTLNLPALGADVLVDFVQHENGSWMLRVTDRGIGMTSDTIQQYFLRAGASFRQSSAWVKDFVDNEGNARVLKAGRFGVGVFSYFLIGNSFRIWTRNVDDLTSGHYFEVSAHSQTIEIQRKPDLPVGTTVEIDLYDDALIFEKKGNTVAARISSRVFDWYCLNWPKVVMRQIDQSGVTILDQGINMDFHIDQRLSRWRPLRIDGWDSIYWSTEFFRQHFSRDIPFLCNGIRIGHVIAHDHIVFSRFDWPEEIQLLCPGISVFDSSAKLPLTIQRDSLLDNKLPFIDDLARDVIMSFIAHALVCGPRSQYESMVNARRHPLSLHLLMGSKHSESSVRKYLRPPGFYYGLNRWVCTESDFIPTDPWLWNQLKKPTCLVIGSILSSIIGYGSNEYDTFVQKLTTLESHVSGRTMWNLSSSAVDFQTSEVMKSADVFIIDLFEELVEHGVHDLGQLDSAYVAVAAAGDTSVRHKYQRLTEVCSPWSRQSCSETGFQYHEIFRDMPPSSIAVEYVRAMWDLPSSKLSKGVFFCAELKTKICDTPESMLAKIWSECLGATAIPFDPDARKELVNYGRKHAGLRGHIEMWEEMQRCGADCYSPH comes from the coding sequence ATGAGCAAGATCAAGTTCCCCCAGCAAATAAGTGACCTACTGAAAGAAAGTGAGTTTTTCGCTCCGATCCGCGCGCTTGCAGATCGTGTAGGCCAGATCTTAAGCGACAATCAGATGCCTTTCTTTCCAGATTACACAGACCATGGGGTTAATCACATTGACAGTGTGCTCAAGTCAAAGATTGATCTAGTACCCGATGAGGTATGGGAGCAGAGCAAATCAGAATCTAACCCTCGATTACTCACCGATGTTGATGCCGTCATAATGATCGGCGCGACATTATTGCACGATATCGCCATGCATCTCCGAGTACACGGGTTTCGAGAACTTATTGCCGAAGGTTCACGATTCAAGCCTGTCGACTGGTTCAACCAAGATCACGAGGGGCACATAGCAGATCAACCATGGCATGCTCTTTGGGATAAGTATGAGCGTGAAGCCCGAAAGTTCAGTGCACGTGAACTCACAAACATCATTGGTGAGAAAGAAGCAGCCATTTGGAAGTTTGATGGGTTGCCTAATGATGATGGAACATGGACATTGAATGACAGACTCATCGTTGGAGAGTTTCTCCGACGACACCATGCCAGACTTGCCCATGAGATTGCTTTGTATGGATTCCCGGGCTTGCCACAAGGTTCTGGCGAGGCGGAGTTTCCTGCGATGGGTACGGCAGGGCACGAACTCAAATTGCTTGCTGACCTCATCGGACTCACTGCGCGTTCGCATGGTACGTCTCTTCGAGTGTGTCAGGAGTATTTGAAATCGGTTCCGCAGTACCCGAAGAGTCCCCGCCCAATGGGTGCAGCGGTGCTGTATGCAATGGCACTACTTCGAATCGCCGACTATCTGCAAATGGACAGGAAGCGTGCTCCAGCAGTGCTGTTACAACTACGTCGGCCGCAAAGCCCGATCTCGGTGCAGGAATGGACAAAGCATCTCGCGGTGCAGCACATCGGGGAGGCTGACGATCCACGGGCCATATCTGTCACAGTCAGTCCTAGCGTCAAGTTGAGCACATTTCTCCAACTAGGCGATCTGCTTAAAGGACTGCAACGAGAACTTGACCATGCAACAGCAGTCCTTGACGAAATCTATGGTGTCCATTCGGCTAGGGGTCTTGATCAACTTCAACTTGCAATCAGGCGAGTCCACTCAAACCTACAAACAAACGCTTTTCAACAGCGCCTTCCATATGTTCCAAGAGAAACGGGTTTTAGTGCAGACCCAAACCTACTCACGCTGCTTGTAGAGCCATTGTATGGAAAAGAGCCGAGTGTCGGTATCCGTGAGCTCGTTCAGAATGCAACCGACGCTGTGCGAGCTTTGGATGTCTGGTGCAAAGATCGTAATGTATCTGTTGATACTTTGAATCTTCCTGCGCTGGGTGCAGATGTTCTTGTTGATTTTGTCCAGCATGAAAACGGCTCTTGGATGCTGCGGGTGACCGATCGTGGAATCGGTATGACCAGCGACACAATCCAACAATATTTTCTGCGTGCCGGTGCGTCATTTCGTCAATCATCCGCTTGGGTCAAGGATTTCGTTGACAACGAGGGAAACGCACGTGTGCTCAAGGCTGGCCGATTCGGTGTGGGAGTGTTTTCGTACTTCCTTATAGGAAACTCATTTAGAATATGGACAAGGAACGTGGATGATCTTACATCGGGCCACTACTTCGAAGTATCAGCACATAGCCAAACCATTGAAATACAACGAAAGCCCGATCTGCCTGTCGGTACAACAGTCGAAATTGATCTCTATGATGACGCGCTTATTTTTGAGAAAAAGGGCAATACAGTCGCGGCGCGTATTTCATCGCGCGTTTTTGATTGGTATTGTCTCAACTGGCCCAAAGTTGTCATGCGACAGATTGACCAAAGTGGAGTAACGATATTAGATCAAGGCATTAATATGGATTTCCACATAGATCAACGGCTGTCCCGCTGGCGACCTTTGCGCATTGACGGCTGGGATTCTATATACTGGTCAACTGAGTTCTTTAGGCAGCATTTTAGTAGAGATATACCTTTCTTATGCAACGGAATACGTATTGGTCACGTAATAGCACATGATCATATTGTCTTTTCTCGGTTTGATTGGCCGGAAGAAATACAATTATTGTGCCCGGGAATATCAGTATTCGATAGTTCTGCAAAGCTCCCATTAACTATCCAGAGAGACAGTCTTCTTGATAACAAGCTGCCATTTATCGATGATCTTGCACGAGATGTCATTATGTCATTTATTGCTCACGCATTGGTGTGTGGCCCGCGGTCTCAATATGAATCAATGGTAAATGCTCGCCGACATCCGTTGTCACTCCATCTTCTTATGGGAAGTAAACATAGTGAGAGTTCAGTAAGAAAATATCTAAGACCTCCGGGCTTTTATTACGGCCTGAATAGATGGGTATGTACAGAATCTGATTTTATTCCAACCGATCCATGGCTATGGAATCAGCTAAAAAAACCCACTTGCCTTGTAATCGGATCGATATTGTCATCTATAATTGGCTACGGTTCTAATGAATATGATACTTTTGTTCAAAAATTAACTACATTAGAATCGCATGTATCAGGCAGAACAATGTGGAATCTCTCTAGTTCGGCGGTTGACTTTCAGACAAGTGAAGTCATGAAAAGCGCGGATGTATTCATCATTGATTTATTCGAAGAGTTAGTTGAACATGGCGTACATGATCTTGGGCAGCTTGACTCGGCATATGTCGCTGTTGCTGCAGCGGGTGACACATCTGTTCGACACAAGTATCAAAGATTAACTGAAGTATGTAGCCCTTGGAGCCGCCAGTCTTGTTCCGAAACAGGATTCCAATACCATGAGATATTCCGCGATATGCCGCCTTCATCGATAGCTGTGGAGTACGTGCGCGCTATGTGGGATCTGCCGAGTAGTAAACTAAGTAAAGGCGTGTTCTTTTGTGCGGAACTCAAAACAAAAATATGCGACACTCCCGAGTCAATGCTTGCAAAGATTTGGAGTGAGTGCCTGGGTGCTACCGCGATACCGTTTGATCCCGACGCTCGCAAGGAGCTTGTTAACTATGGACGGAAGCACGCAGGTCTCAGAGGGCATATTGAAATGTGGGAAGAAATGCAGCGGTGTGGAGCAGATTGCTATTCGCCACATTAA
- a CDS encoding FUN14 domain-containing protein, with protein MKKGKEQHQQAAEHGASHEDAPSGSPISRISGVSKLLLVVSILLMGAGIALPFAIGKSADTQPMQQPGESTGEFDNNNLVPGFAPTESTGTGEPSSLETAKDTATEWSPAMFRAGFSFFAGFSIAMALKLVLRTALVFAGFFLLGLFGLQYAGIADIDWTLLGNKYDTVSAWASSQFDSAKGFITGYMPSAAATLGGMFMGFRSR; from the coding sequence GTGAAAAAGGGCAAGGAACAACATCAGCAGGCAGCAGAGCACGGTGCTTCGCACGAAGACGCGCCATCCGGATCACCAATCAGCCGCATCTCAGGCGTAAGCAAACTGCTATTGGTGGTATCGATCCTGCTGATGGGTGCTGGCATCGCGCTGCCGTTTGCGATAGGCAAATCTGCTGACACCCAGCCGATGCAACAACCCGGAGAATCAACTGGCGAGTTTGACAACAACAACCTCGTCCCCGGGTTTGCGCCAACTGAAAGCACAGGCACGGGCGAGCCCTCATCACTTGAAACCGCAAAGGACACAGCGACCGAGTGGTCGCCAGCGATGTTCCGCGCGGGATTTAGTTTCTTTGCTGGGTTCTCGATCGCGATGGCGCTCAAGCTCGTGCTCCGCACCGCGCTCGTGTTCGCTGGGTTCTTCCTGCTCGGCCTGTTCGGGTTGCAGTACGCGGGCATCGCGGACATCGACTGGACATTGCTCGGTAACAAGTACGACACCGTCAGCGCGTGGGCGTCGTCGCAGTTTGACTCAGCCAAAGGTTTCATCACGGGCTACATGCCGTCAGCCGCTGCGACACTGGGCGGCATGTTCATGGGGTTCCGGAGCAGATAG
- a CDS encoding class I SAM-dependent methyltransferase, which produces MADNTLAQPEPLTETVWHISDPVFEADEFKPEHKIWPWCGHRNFAYDLVHWFKPIRIAELGVHWGTSFFAWAQAIKDGNLPTQLIGVDTFKGEEHAGFYGEEVYSTVTDIVERRFTKQHIVLHRSLFDEALDHVENESCDIIHIDGLHTYEAVKHDFETWLPKLREHGVMLFHDTAESSGYGSADFWKELLSEYPGFAFEHSWGLGVLFPKGDRALAAIKQQNLADKIQLYTFKALFEAKDIANKEKAELLIKRMDAINSQTEMIRQRNATIEQIRSDLAAARIMCEERYNIIQNQSEHIANLKTRADNLDTHLAEANKAIASHTERIQSIEKDTQSLTAAKQQLETQLNNERAKTATLHSETEQLKSTISEHERAITDARQQLTIATKDLAHREERLKELNKHFETITLDLEALKLRAQHIESTHNTHQQQIDALDDSLSRGFFRKSIKGKPPT; this is translated from the coding sequence ATGGCTGACAACACGCTTGCCCAGCCGGAGCCTCTCACGGAAACCGTCTGGCACATCTCTGATCCAGTCTTTGAAGCCGATGAGTTCAAGCCAGAACACAAGATATGGCCGTGGTGCGGGCACAGAAACTTCGCATACGACCTTGTTCACTGGTTCAAGCCGATCAGGATCGCCGAGCTCGGTGTCCACTGGGGCACCTCATTCTTTGCGTGGGCGCAGGCCATCAAAGATGGCAATCTTCCCACGCAGCTCATTGGTGTTGATACGTTCAAAGGTGAGGAGCACGCTGGCTTCTACGGCGAGGAAGTGTACTCGACTGTCACAGATATTGTCGAGCGCCGGTTTACCAAGCAGCACATCGTGCTTCATCGTTCACTCTTTGATGAGGCGCTCGACCATGTCGAAAACGAGTCGTGCGACATTATTCATATCGATGGCTTGCATACGTACGAGGCTGTCAAGCACGACTTTGAGACCTGGCTTCCAAAGCTCCGCGAGCACGGCGTGATGCTGTTTCACGACACGGCAGAATCGAGCGGCTACGGCTCTGCTGACTTCTGGAAAGAACTGCTCTCCGAGTACCCCGGATTCGCATTCGAACACTCGTGGGGGCTTGGCGTGTTATTCCCCAAGGGAGATCGCGCCCTTGCTGCAATCAAGCAGCAGAATCTCGCGGACAAGATACAACTCTACACCTTCAAGGCGTTATTCGAAGCCAAAGATATCGCGAACAAGGAAAAGGCTGAGTTGCTTATCAAGCGCATGGACGCGATCAACTCGCAGACCGAGATGATTCGTCAGCGAAATGCAACAATCGAACAGATAAGATCCGATCTTGCTGCAGCACGAATAATGTGCGAAGAACGATACAACATCATCCAGAATCAGTCCGAGCACATCGCGAATCTGAAAACCCGTGCAGACAATCTGGATACACATCTCGCAGAAGCAAACAAAGCCATCGCATCGCACACCGAACGAATCCAGAGCATCGAGAAGGACACGCAATCACTCACCGCAGCGAAGCAGCAACTCGAAACACAGCTCAACAACGAGCGTGCAAAGACAGCAACACTCCACAGCGAAACCGAGCAGCTCAAATCAACCATCAGCGAGCACGAGCGGGCCATCACGGACGCGCGCCAGCAACTCACCATCGCAACGAAGGACCTCGCCCATCGTGAGGAGCGGCTGAAGGAACTCAACAAGCACTTTGAAACGATCACACTCGATCTTGAAGCACTCAAACTTCGCGCACAGCATATCGAGTCCACGCACAACACGCACCAGCAGCAGATCGACGCGCTGGATGATTCACTCTCACGCGGATTCTTCCGGAAATCAATCAAAGGAAAACCACCAACGTGA
- a CDS encoding ABC transporter ATP-binding protein, with the protein MSAVTAPNASQRTPALNGSSNAANPDMPQSASAQREIAIRVQGVSKCYHVYTKPVDRLKQAIYRWKKQCYKEFWALHEVDLTLYRGQTLGIIGRNGAGKSTLLQIICGTLRPTTGSVEVHGKISALLELGSGFNKDFTGRENVYLAGAIRGLSRKQIDSLLDSILSFADIGSFIDQPLHTYSSGMVVRLAFAVAAHVEPDILVVDEALSVGDIFFQQKCARYMRDKLANTTKLLVSHDLGSIAQHCDRAVVLSRGRLAFEGTPKDAIAYYTKIVHSEQRADSEATQQFTTNQDQFHRANSTQASLPWVPVTDEKRGGVGKARITRVAVTNFDLTPIGVLQPGDGYICHAEFETDEAMDQLIFGTLLQDRFGNAVCGDNTCSLEDPVTSVGCAGRHQVSLEFRWPEIRQGAYTLTFGIGQGDHPLYHDIQCWAHNVVEIKSASPRIAIHGLFNNHIRSMEVRTHG; encoded by the coding sequence ATGTCCGCAGTCACAGCACCAAACGCATCACAACGCACTCCGGCTTTGAATGGCTCATCCAACGCCGCAAACCCTGACATGCCTCAGAGTGCATCGGCACAGCGCGAGATCGCCATCCGTGTCCAAGGTGTCTCCAAGTGCTACCACGTTTACACCAAGCCTGTCGATCGGTTAAAGCAGGCGATCTACAGATGGAAGAAACAGTGCTACAAGGAGTTCTGGGCACTCCACGAAGTCGACCTGACCCTGTACAGGGGTCAAACACTGGGCATCATTGGACGGAACGGTGCTGGCAAATCGACACTCCTTCAGATTATCTGCGGCACACTTCGACCAACAACCGGCAGTGTTGAGGTGCATGGCAAAATCTCGGCGCTCCTCGAACTCGGATCCGGGTTCAACAAGGATTTTACCGGGAGAGAAAACGTCTATCTTGCTGGCGCGATCCGCGGGCTGTCGCGAAAGCAGATCGACTCGTTGCTCGACTCTATTTTGAGCTTTGCTGACATCGGCAGCTTTATCGATCAGCCCCTGCACACGTATTCCAGCGGGATGGTTGTTCGGCTTGCTTTCGCGGTTGCTGCTCACGTTGAGCCCGACATTCTTGTTGTTGATGAGGCACTTTCGGTAGGCGACATCTTCTTCCAGCAGAAATGCGCTAGATACATGCGAGACAAACTCGCCAATACAACGAAGCTGCTCGTCTCACACGATCTCGGATCCATCGCGCAACACTGTGACCGTGCAGTTGTGCTCTCCAGAGGGAGACTTGCGTTCGAAGGGACCCCCAAGGACGCAATTGCGTACTACACGAAGATTGTTCATTCAGAGCAGCGTGCGGACAGCGAAGCCACTCAGCAGTTCACAACAAACCAAGATCAGTTCCATCGGGCAAACTCTACACAAGCGTCTCTTCCGTGGGTTCCGGTCACCGACGAGAAACGAGGCGGAGTTGGTAAAGCAAGAATCACTCGCGTTGCTGTGACCAACTTTGATCTGACGCCGATCGGCGTGCTTCAACCGGGTGACGGGTACATCTGCCACGCCGAGTTCGAGACTGACGAGGCAATGGATCAGCTGATCTTCGGAACGTTGCTGCAGGACAGATTCGGGAACGCGGTATGCGGTGACAATACATGCTCACTTGAAGATCCTGTTACTTCAGTCGGGTGCGCCGGACGTCATCAGGTCAGTCTTGAGTTCCGCTGGCCTGAGATACGTCAGGGCGCATACACGCTCACATTCGGGATTGGCCAGGGCGATCACCCCCTCTACCATGACATCCAGTGCTGGGCGCACAACGTCGTTGAGATAAAGTCAGCCAGTCCGCGCATTGCAATCCATGGGCTGTTCAACAACCACATCCGATCGATGGAGGTGAGAACGCATGGCTGA
- a CDS encoding ABC transporter permease translates to MSQATVIYSHAALPLRAYLNPSAMVRNLWSVRVLTGQFARRDIEQRYKNHLLGLAWTVIHPLIMLAVYTFVFGIVFEARRTAHGENAPTGGVDATFALNLFIGLIVFGIFREMAGAASNLIVGRTQYVKKVVVPLEIFSVSAMLVALFHFAVGLLVWFLGWVVFSPQHYPHWEVILVPVLILPVCLAGLAMSWLLSALGVFLRDMGSIVEIGITMLFFLTPVFYSLDNINNPKLRMVLGLNPLARSIESCRAVMIRGEQPDWAWWGGMLLVSALMAVLSYAMFMKCRRAFADVL, encoded by the coding sequence GTGAGCCAAGCCACGGTGATCTATTCTCATGCTGCGCTGCCTCTTCGAGCATATCTCAACCCAAGCGCGATGGTACGGAATCTCTGGTCGGTTCGTGTGCTTACAGGGCAGTTTGCCCGCAGGGATATTGAACAGCGGTACAAGAACCATCTGCTCGGACTTGCGTGGACTGTGATCCATCCGCTCATCATGCTCGCGGTCTATACGTTCGTTTTCGGGATCGTCTTTGAGGCTCGCCGTACAGCACATGGAGAGAATGCACCTACTGGAGGCGTAGATGCAACCTTCGCGCTGAACCTCTTCATAGGTCTCATTGTCTTTGGTATCTTTCGTGAGATGGCAGGTGCAGCATCGAATCTCATTGTTGGTCGCACGCAGTATGTGAAAAAGGTTGTTGTGCCGCTGGAAATCTTCTCGGTAAGTGCGATGCTCGTTGCGTTGTTTCACTTTGCCGTCGGTTTGCTGGTGTGGTTTCTTGGCTGGGTTGTTTTCTCGCCCCAGCACTATCCGCATTGGGAAGTGATTCTGGTACCAGTATTGATTCTTCCAGTCTGCCTTGCAGGACTTGCGATGAGTTGGCTGCTCTCTGCGTTAGGAGTATTCCTTCGTGACATGGGAAGTATTGTCGAAATCGGGATAACAATGCTGTTTTTCCTGACGCCTGTATTTTACTCGCTTGACAACATTAACAACCCAAAGCTGCGGATGGTCCTTGGGCTCAATCCACTCGCGCGCTCGATCGAGTCCTGCCGGGCAGTGATGATCCGCGGTGAACAACCGGATTGGGCGTGGTGGGGAGGTATGCTTCTCGTATCAGCGTTGATGGCTGTGTTGAGCTACGCCATGTTTATGAAGTGCAGGCGCGCATTTGCGGATGTTCTGTGA